A genomic window from Chlorobium phaeobacteroides DSM 266 includes:
- a CDS encoding bifunctional nuclease family protein: MGKLQVDILGLSASPHTNGAYALILYELEGKRKLPIIIGGFEAQAIALKLENIKPPRPFTHDLFKSVADAFSLHVKEIFIDELHNETFYAKIICELGGELHEIDARPSDAIAIAVRFNAPVFVTEEIMNEAGIREEQKESEEEGEEDNTSSFIQEEPQPGGMPAQSAALLELQGRLDDAISRENYEEAARIRDEINRIKNQG, encoded by the coding sequence ATGGGTAAACTTCAGGTCGATATTCTTGGACTTTCGGCAAGTCCTCATACCAACGGTGCATATGCCCTTATTCTTTATGAGCTTGAAGGGAAGCGCAAGCTTCCGATCATTATCGGTGGCTTTGAGGCTCAGGCGATTGCGCTCAAACTTGAAAATATCAAGCCTCCCCGTCCTTTTACCCATGATCTGTTCAAGAGCGTTGCTGATGCGTTCAGTCTGCACGTTAAAGAGATATTTATTGACGAACTGCATAACGAAACCTTTTACGCAAAGATTATTTGCGAACTGGGAGGCGAGTTGCATGAGATCGATGCTCGTCCCAGTGATGCCATTGCCATCGCGGTACGCTTTAACGCTCCGGTGTTCGTTACTGAAGAGATTATGAATGAAGCCGGCATTCGCGAAGAGCAGAAAGAGAGTGAGGAGGAGGGCGAAGAGGATAATACCTCCTCTTTTATCCAGGAAGAGCCCCAGCCGGGAGGAATGCCTGCCCAGAGCGCGGCATTGCTTGAACTGCAGGGAAGACTTGATGATGCGATAAGCAGGGAGAACTATGAGGAAGCAGCCAGAATTCGTGACGAGATAAACCGGATAAAAAACCAGGGGTAA